A region from the Vicia villosa cultivar HV-30 ecotype Madison, WI linkage group LG3, Vvil1.0, whole genome shotgun sequence genome encodes:
- the LOC131655617 gene encoding oligopeptide transporter 6-like, with protein sequence MSSRFDIESKKSATEVHEDEECPVKQVELTVPKTDDPTLPVVTFRMWVLGILSCVVLSFVNQFFWYRTQPLSVTSISAQIAVVPLGHFMARVLPTRVFFKDTWFEFSMNRGPFNIKEHVLITIFANSGAGSVYATHILSAVKLMYKRKLGFLPALLLMLTTQVLGFGWAGLFRKFLVEPAEMWWPSNLVQVSLFSALHEKSKRPKGATTRTQFFLLVMISGMAYYVLPGYMFSMLTSFAWMCWLAPKSIFVQQLGSGMKGLGIAAFGFDWSTISSYLGSPLASPWFATANIAVGFVIIMYVMTPIFYWFNVYNAKNFPIFSNKLFMGNGSIYDISTIVNSDFHLDRDAYAKNGSLHLSTFFAMTYGLGFATLSATIVHVLLFHGREIWALSKSAFGAGKKIDIHSRLMRKYRSVPMWWFHIILVVNIALIIFICEYYNESLQLPWWGVLLACAISILFTLPIGIITATTNQQPGLNIITEYIIGYMYPERPVANMCFKVYGYISMSQALTFLADFKLGHYMKIPPRTMFMAQMVGTFISVLVYTVTAWWLMGTIPDLCDTSKLPSDSPWTCPMDNVFYDASVIWGLLGPRRIFGNLGEYSNVNWFFLGGAIAPFLVWLAHKAFPGQTWIRLIHMPVLLGSTSMMPPATAVNFTSWIAVGFISGYIIYRYKQDWWKRYNYVMSGGLDAGTAFMTILLFLTLGSNNINLNWWGNNVEGCPLAACPTAKGIIVKGCPVL encoded by the exons ATGTCTTCAAGGTTTGACATTGAGTCAAAAAAGAGTGCCACAGAGGTGCATGAGGATGAAGAGTGTCCtgttaaacaagttgaactcacAGTACCAAAAACTGATGACCCTACATTACCTGTTGTCACATTTAGAATGTGGGTTCTTGGTATTCTCTCATGTGTGGTTCTGTCCTTTGTGAACCAATTCTTTTGGTACAGAACACAGCCTTTGAGTGTCACTTCAATTTCTGCTCAGATTGCTGTTGTTCCACTTGGTCATTTCATGGCAAGAGTGTTACCGACTCGTGTCTTCTTCAAAGATACATGGTTTGAATTCTCAATGAATAGAGGTCCTTTCAATATCAAGGAGCATGTTCTCATAACAATCTTTGCTAATTCTGGTGCTGGATCCGTTTATGCTACTCATATTTTGAGTGCTGTGAAGCTCATGTACAAAAGGAAACTTGGCTTCCTTCCAGCCTTACTACTCATGCTCACCACTCAG GTGCTGGGATTTGGTTGGGCAGGACTGTTTAGGAAATTTCTCGTTGAGCCTGCGGAAATGTGGTGGCCTTCTAATCTGGTCCAGGTCTCATTATTCAG TGCTCTGCATGAGAAAAGCAAGAGACCAAAAGGAGCCACAACCCGGACTCAGTTTTTCCTCCTTGTCATGATCTCTGGAATGGCATACTATGTGTTACCAGGCTACATGTTTTCAATGTTGACATCTTTTGCTTGGATGTGTTGGCTTGCTCCCAAGTCTATCTTTGTCCAACAACTTGGTTCTGGTATGAAAGGTCTTGGGATTGCTGCATTTGGTTTTGATTGGTCTACAATTTCTTCTTACCTTGGCAGTCCACTAGCCAGCCCATGGTTTGCTACCGCCAATATCGCTGTTGGATTCGTTATCATTATGTATGTGATGACACCAATTTTTTACTGGTTCAATGTCTACAACGCCAAGAATTTTCCTATATTTTCAAATAAGCTTTTTATGGGAAATGGTTCGATCTATGACATTTCGACCATTGTCAATTCTGATTTCCACCTTGATCGGGATGCTTATGCAAAGAATGGGTCTCTACATCTCAGCACATTCTTTGCAATGACTTATGGTCTTGGATTCGCCACACTTTCTGCTACAATTGTGCATGTTCTTCTCTTCCATGGAAG GGAAATATGGGCGCTAAGTAAAAGTGCTTTTGGAGCCGGTAAAAAAATTGACATACACTCAAGACTTATGAGGAAGTACAGGTCAGTCCCCATGTGGTGGTTTCACATCATTCTAGTGGTGAACATAGCTCTTATTATCTTTATTTGTGAGTACTACAACGAATCACTTCAGTTGCCTTGGTGGGGTGTATTGTTAGCTTGTGCTATTTCCATTTTGTTCACTCTTCCAATCGGTATTATAACAGCCACTACAAATCAG CAACCAGGCTTAAATATCATAACAGAATACATCATTGGTTACATGTATCCGGAGCGCCCTGTGGCAAACATGTGCTTTAAGGTGTATGGCTACATTAGCATGTCTCAGGCACTAACATTTTTGGCAGACTTTAAACTTGGTCATTATATGAAGATTCCACCAAGAACAATGTTCATGGCTCAG ATGGTAGGAACATTCATATCAGTACTTGTATACACGGTAACCGCTTGGTGGTTGATGGGGACGATCCCTGACCTTTGTGATACTTCCAAACTACCATCTGATAGCCCTTGGACTTGCCCGATGGACAATGTCTTCTATGATGCGTCAGTTATATGGGGACTTCTTGGACCACGCAGAATCTTCGGAAACCTTGGTGAGTACAGCAATGTGAATTGGTTCTTCCTTGGTGGAGCCATTGCACCTTTCCTAGTTTGGCTTGCTCACAAGGCATTCCCGGGACAAACATGGATTCGTCTAATTCACATGCCTGTCTTGTTGGGTTCTACATCAATGATGCCTCCTGCAACTGCAGTCAACTTCACAAGTTGGATTGCCGTCGGCTTTATCTCAGGCTACATTATATACCGATATAAACAAGATTGGTGGAAGCGCTACAACTATGTTATGTCTGGCGGTCTTGATGCAGGAACCGCCTTCATGACAATCTTACTGTTTCTTACTTTGGGTTCAAACAACATTAACCTTAACTGGTGGGGAAATAATGTTGAAGGGTGTCCCTTGGCTGCTTGTCCTACTGCAAAGGGCATTATAGTTAAAGGCTGTCCAGTTCTTTGA
- the LOC131661277 gene encoding nuclear speckle RNA-binding protein A-like isoform X2 yields MSDAYWRYAESQHAPAAIPAKRPRPDYDVSGVHDMANYFPHDADRGRLQVVRDTESLDASYERYLRNAISTYGPGQPTRTIDGGVPSHSIDESHVTNIGGVDRRSNVNDKSLELSGGRSGHSLPPDATNTVFVEGLPSNCTRREVAHIFRPFVGYKEVRLVSKESRQPGGDPLLLCFVDFVSPAHAATAMDALHDVIFLDSCASGALNFNGGYS; encoded by the exons ATGTCTGACGCTTATTGGAGATACGCCGAATCCCAGCACGCCCCCGCCGCCATCCCCGCCAAACGTCCCCGTCCCGATTACG ATGTCTCTGGCGTTCATGACATGGCTAATTACTTTCCCCATGATGCTGATAGAGGAAGGCTCCAAGTAGTTAGAGATACTGAATCACTTGATGCATCTTATGAGCGTTACCTCCGTAATGcg ATTTCAACTTATGGTCCCGGACAGCCTACCAGAACCATTGACGGGGGAGTTCCCAGTCATTCTATTGACGAGTCTCATGTCACTAATATTGGGGGAGTAGACCGAAGATCAAATGTAAATGACAAAAGCCTGGAATTAAGTGGTGGAAGGTCCGGCCATTCGCTTCCACCTGATGCTACCAATACGGTATTTGTAGAGGGTTTACCTTCCAACTGTACGAGACGGGAAGTAGCTC ATATTTTTCGTCCTTTTGTTGGCTACAAAGAAGTTAGACTTGTCAGCAAGGAATCAAGACAA CCCGGGGGTGATCCACTGTTACtttgttttgttgattttgtaaGCCCGGCTCATGCAGCAACTGCCATGGATGCATTGCATG atgtgatttttttggatagtTGTGCTAGTGGGGCATTAAATTTTAATGGAGGTTATTCTTGA
- the LOC131661277 gene encoding RNA-binding protein 2-like isoform X1, which translates to MSDAYWRYAESQHAPAAIPAKRPRPDYDVSGVHDMANYFPHDADRGRLQVVRDTESLDASYERYLRNAISTYGPGQPTRTIDGGVPSHSIDESHVTNIGGVDRRSNVNDKSLELSGGRSGHSLPPDATNTVFVEGLPSNCTRREVAHIFRPFVGYKEVRLVSKESRQPGGDPLLLCFVDFVSPAHAATAMDALHGYKFDELDRNSVSLRFQFARNPGARSGGGHRGKR; encoded by the exons ATGTCTGACGCTTATTGGAGATACGCCGAATCCCAGCACGCCCCCGCCGCCATCCCCGCCAAACGTCCCCGTCCCGATTACG ATGTCTCTGGCGTTCATGACATGGCTAATTACTTTCCCCATGATGCTGATAGAGGAAGGCTCCAAGTAGTTAGAGATACTGAATCACTTGATGCATCTTATGAGCGTTACCTCCGTAATGcg ATTTCAACTTATGGTCCCGGACAGCCTACCAGAACCATTGACGGGGGAGTTCCCAGTCATTCTATTGACGAGTCTCATGTCACTAATATTGGGGGAGTAGACCGAAGATCAAATGTAAATGACAAAAGCCTGGAATTAAGTGGTGGAAGGTCCGGCCATTCGCTTCCACCTGATGCTACCAATACGGTATTTGTAGAGGGTTTACCTTCCAACTGTACGAGACGGGAAGTAGCTC ATATTTTTCGTCCTTTTGTTGGCTACAAAGAAGTTAGACTTGTCAGCAAGGAATCAAGACAA CCCGGGGGTGATCCACTGTTACtttgttttgttgattttgtaaGCCCGGCTCATGCAGCAACTGCCATGGATGCATTGCATG GTTACAAATTTGATGAGCTTGACCGTAACTCGGTCAGTTTACGTTTCCAATTCGCTCGCAACCCCGGTGCGAGGTCAGGTGGAGGGCATCGTGGCAAGCGTTGA